Below is a window of Deltaproteobacteria bacterium DNA.
GAGACCCTACTGCAGCGTTTCCAGGAAACCCGCAGAAGGCATCCCCTTGACAACGGACCGGGAGTCCTTGAAGGAATATGCCTCGAAAAAACTCAGCTTGCCGATATCCGGCGCATAGCCACAAGGGTTATCGACACATCATCCACCACAAGCCACGAGCTTAAAAAAATCGTAAAGGACTCGGTTTCGCACCTGGCCACGCAGCCACGGATGCAGGTCTCCGTTCTCTCCTTCGGTTTCAAGCACGGGCCGCCCAGAAACGCCGATCTTGTAATGGACGTGCGTTTTCTTGCAAATCCGTTTTTCGTGCCCGCCCTTTCGCCCCTTTCGGGCGAAGACGAGCCCGTGCGGAAATTCGTCATGGAGTCCGCCGACACCAGGGCCTTCATGGAAAAATTTCTGGGCCTTTTGGATTTTCTGATTCCCCGTTACGAGGTAGAGGGCAAGGCGTATCTCACCATAGCCATAGGCTGCACGGGCGGACGCCACCGGTCAGTGGCCGTCGCCCGCTCCGTTTACGAGCACTTGAGGCCGACTCAGGAAAGGGTCTCCCTGTCACACCGCGACATGGACCAATGACCACCGGCCCTTCATCCTCCATCGTGGTGCGCAACGCGGCCAGGTTCGACGCGGACGCCATGTCGGCCCTGGAAAAAGCCGTCTTTTCGGACCCCTGGACCTATAACATGCTGGAAAACGCCCTGGCCCGGCCCGAAACGATAGCCTTGTGCGGCGTATCCGAAAGCGAGCTATATGGCTCAATCGTTTTAAGGACGGCTGCGGACGAGGCCGAAGTCATGAGGATTGCCGTTGCTGCGGGCCACAGGCGCGGGGGGCTGGGAAGCCTGCTTCTGGAAAAGGGCCTGGCGCTCGCAAAAAATCGCTGCGCTGTCACGGCCTTTCTGGAGGTTCGTGAAACCAACCGGGCTGCGGTTTCGTTTTACGAGGCCCACAGTTTCGAGCTTACGGGAAAAAGGCCCCGCTACTATTCCGACACGGGCGAGGCCGCCCTGGTAATGGCCAGGATTCTATAGCCCGCGAGTCAACAACAGGGGAAATTTCTCCTTCAAAATTTGATGATTGATCTTGCAGGCCGGGCCGGATGAGGTTATATAGACCCGTCGGGAAGCCTCATGCAAGCATGGCGCTTTCCCCCATTCCACCTTAAAAACAAATTCCACAGGGAGGTTTTTTCATGGCCATCAAACTTGCAATAAACGGATTCGGCAGAATCGGCCGGCTGGCTTTCCGGGCGGCCTTCGACCACCCGGACATCCAAATAGTGGCCATAAACGACCTCACAAACGCCAAGACAATGGCCCACCTGTTAACCTACGACTCGGTCCACGGCAAGTTCAAGCCCACGGTGGATGCAAGCGATACAAGCATAACTGTTGGCGGCGAGGACATCCGCATTTTTGCCGAAAAAGACCCCGCAGCCCTTCCCTGGAAGGAACTCGAAATAGACGTGGTGGCTGAATGCACCGGCCTTTTCACCAACCGCGACGGGGCTGCAAAGCATCTGGCCGCCGGGGCCAAAAAGGTTGTCATCTCCGCTCCCGCCAAGGAACCGGACATAACCATGGTCTTGGGCGTCAACCAAAACGATTACGACCCGGCCAAACATCACATAATTTCCAACGCTTCCTGCACCACCAACTGCCTTGCGCCCGTGGCCAAAGTCCTGATGGAAAATTTCGGAATCAAGCAGGGCCTCATGACAACGGTTCATTCCTACACGGGTGACCAGAAACTCCTTGATTTCCCGCACAAGGACCTTCGCCGGGCCCGCGCCGCCGCCCTTTCCATGGTTCCCACCACCACCGGCGCGGCCAAGGCCATAGCCCTAGTCCTTCCGTCCCTGAAGGGCAAGCTCAACGGTCTGTCCATACGGGTTCCCACCCCGGACGTTTCCATAGTCGATCTGGTGGTCAACGTGGAAAAAACCCCGGTGACCGTTGAGTCGATCAACGCCGCCCTCAAGGCCGCCGCCGAAGGCCCCATGAAAGGCATTCTTGGTTTTTCCGAGCTGCCCCTGGTTTCAACCGATTTCACCGGAACGAACCTGTCTTCCATAGTTGACGCCGAGCTTACCTACGTAATAGGCGACATGGTGAAGGTCTGCTCCTGGTACGACAACGAATGGGGCTATTCCATGAGGCTGGTGGATATGTGCTCCCTGGTGGGTGGAAAACTGTAAGCGCCTGTCCAAAAACGCGAACTGCTGTGTCAGACTTCGCCGGGCGGGTCGTCATGTACGACAAGTACTATTCCTTCCCGCCCGGCTCGTCTTCCTTGCATTTCATCGTTTTTGATCAGGCTTGGCGTTTAGGCTTTTATAGTGGTTTTCATAGTTCCGTTCCGATTCGATGGCCGCCAATATGTGGGTGGCGCAGGCTTTCTCGTTGCCGGGGGGGCTTCGGACAAGAGGTCAATCGGCGCGGATTTATGACAAACACTATAGCCTCTTTTTAAACGGGTTGGCAGGCTCTTGGGGCCGTTTTCGCCGGTTGCTGTAAATAGTTGAAAGGACGCCATGAACACCAGAAAACCGCTCATCGCCGGCAACTGGAAAATGTACAAGACCCCGGAGGAGGCAGGCCGGGCAGCAGGGGCAGTGGCGAAAACCGTCTCGGAAACCGATGGAGCCGAGGTTATGATCGCCCCCTCCTTCGTCTGCCTGGCGGAAGTGGCCAGGGCGCTTGAGGGGTCCGGGGTCCATCTCTCGGCCCAGAACATGCACTGGGAGTCGGAGGGAGCCTTCACCGGCGAGGTGTCCGGCCCCATGCTGAAGGCCGCCGGGTGCAGCCACGTCATCATCGGCCATTCCGAGCGCAGGCAATTTTTCGGAGAAACGGACGAAACCGTCAATCGGAAGGCCAAGGCGGCCCTCATCCACGGCCTTGTTCCGGTGATCTGTGTGGGGGAGACAAAAACCGAGCGCGAAGAGGGCCTTACGTTTAAAGTGCTTGACAGGCAGGTAAGAACAGGATTAGAAGGTCTTTCTTTAAAAACGCCGGTGGTGGCTTACGAGCCGGTGTGGGCCATAGGTACGGGCCTCACCGCCACCAGCGCGCAGGCCCAGGAGGCCCACGCTTTCATCCGGTCCCTTGTGGAGGAGATCGCGGGGCACGAGGCCGCATCCGCCCTTCGAATTCTTTACGGCGGAAGCGTCAAGCCGGGCAACATCGCCGAACTCATGGCCATGCCCGACATTGACGGTGCGCTTGTGGGCGGCGCGAGCCTGGACCCGGAAAGTTTCGGAAAGATCATCCATCTGGGTTTATGAGACATTACCCATCCGCCCCCGCAATCAGGGGTCGAAAGGACCGGTAAAACAGAGTCATGCAAATCCTGGTTGTGGCCATCCATGTTATTGTCTGCTTCGCCCTGATCATGATCGTCCTGTTGCAGACGGGCAAAGGCGCGGACATCGGCGCGGCCTTCGGAGGAGGATCGAGCCAGACCCTTTTCGGAAGCTCCGGCGCCGGGAACCTCCTCACCAAGGCCACCACGATAGCAGCCATAGTCTTCATGTGCACCTCCCTCGCCCTTGCCTACATGTCCAGCCAGAAACATCAGGGCTCGGTCATGAAAAGCGCCCCGGTGAAAGAGGAAGCCCCCGTCCCGCCGACCGGCGGCGCGAACGGCCTTCCCGCCATGCCTCCTGCGGCTGGCAGCGGTGTAATTCCCAAGATTCCGCTCCCGGCAACCGGAGCAGGGGTTCCCGCAGTTCCGGTCCAGGCTCCTCAACCGGCAGCCAACACCGGCTCGGTTCCCGCATCCCTCCCGGAAGGCGTCAAGGTGGAGGCTACAACCACCGCCAAGGCCACGATACCGGCCAGCGGTGGCGCAGGGCCTGTCAAGGTGACCATCCCTGCAACCGGCGGCGCAAGCGCCCAGCCGGTCAAGGTCAGCGTGCCTGCCACTGCTCCCGTTTCACCGGCGGCTCCTGCCCTCCAACCGGCAAGCGAGGCCCCCAAGGCCCCGGATG
It encodes the following:
- the rapZ gene encoding RNase adapter RapZ — protein: MKILILTGLSGSGKSTALAALEDAGFFCVDNLPVALLPKFLELPFQTGSEATRFAFVMDLREKGFASGYKEVFADLEKKGYALEIIFLEASEETLLQRFQETRRRHPLDNGPGVLEGICLEKTQLADIRRIATRVIDTSSTTSHELKKIVKDSVSHLATQPRMQVSVLSFGFKHGPPRNADLVMDVRFLANPFFVPALSPLSGEDEPVRKFVMESADTRAFMEKFLGLLDFLIPRYEVEGKAYLTIAIGCTGGRHRSVAVARSVYEHLRPTQERVSLSHRDMDQ
- the rimI gene encoding ribosomal protein S18-alanine N-acetyltransferase, producing the protein MTTGPSSSIVVRNAARFDADAMSALEKAVFSDPWTYNMLENALARPETIALCGVSESELYGSIVLRTAADEAEVMRIAVAAGHRRGGLGSLLLEKGLALAKNRCAVTAFLEVRETNRAAVSFYEAHSFELTGKRPRYYSDTGEAALVMARIL
- the gap gene encoding type I glyceraldehyde-3-phosphate dehydrogenase; the encoded protein is MAIKLAINGFGRIGRLAFRAAFDHPDIQIVAINDLTNAKTMAHLLTYDSVHGKFKPTVDASDTSITVGGEDIRIFAEKDPAALPWKELEIDVVAECTGLFTNRDGAAKHLAAGAKKVVISAPAKEPDITMVLGVNQNDYDPAKHHIISNASCTTNCLAPVAKVLMENFGIKQGLMTTVHSYTGDQKLLDFPHKDLRRARAAALSMVPTTTGAAKAIALVLPSLKGKLNGLSIRVPTPDVSIVDLVVNVEKTPVTVESINAALKAAAEGPMKGILGFSELPLVSTDFTGTNLSSIVDAELTYVIGDMVKVCSWYDNEWGYSMRLVDMCSLVGGKL
- a CDS encoding triose-phosphate isomerase; the encoded protein is MNTRKPLIAGNWKMYKTPEEAGRAAGAVAKTVSETDGAEVMIAPSFVCLAEVARALEGSGVHLSAQNMHWESEGAFTGEVSGPMLKAAGCSHVIIGHSERRQFFGETDETVNRKAKAALIHGLVPVICVGETKTEREEGLTFKVLDRQVRTGLEGLSLKTPVVAYEPVWAIGTGLTATSAQAQEAHAFIRSLVEEIAGHEAASALRILYGGSVKPGNIAELMAMPDIDGALVGGASLDPESFGKIIHLGL
- the secG gene encoding preprotein translocase subunit SecG, encoding MQILVVAIHVIVCFALIMIVLLQTGKGADIGAAFGGGSSQTLFGSSGAGNLLTKATTIAAIVFMCTSLALAYMSSQKHQGSVMKSAPVKEEAPVPPTGGANGLPAMPPAAGSGVIPKIPLPATGAGVPAVPVQAPQPAANTGSVPASLPEGVKVEATTTAKATIPASGGAGPVKVTIPATGGASAQPVKVSVPATAPVSPAAPALQPASEAPKAPDVAK